In Sardina pilchardus chromosome 10, fSarPil1.1, whole genome shotgun sequence, one genomic interval encodes:
- the mmp15a gene encoding matrix metalloproteinase-15, with translation MLYRCGRFSPGLFKWIIFPLWLSLISNFEAFADDPFNAESWLRKYGYLSQASQQMSTMQSAQILLNAVSEMQRFYGLEVTGVMDQATLGAMKRPRCGVPDRFVQPDEGSTRRKRFVLTGQKWDKDKLTYSILNHTPKIGEQRSFDAIRKAFKVWERVTPLTFNEIPHKDIKNGSQGEPDILVLFASGFHGDMSLFDGEGGSLAHAFFPGPGMGGDTHFDLDEPWTLDNHNEQGVDLFLVAVHELGHALGLEHSNDPSAIMAPFYQWMKTDDFSLHTDDLNGIHEIYGHPVHDPTQATPTPSFDIISTVANRVTPKPKPRPTKPWVPPVAPTRRTYRPRPTQRSDGAPPNICDGNFDTVTLLRGEMFVFKGRWFWRVRRNKVLDNYPMLISLFWMGLPDNIDAAYERHDGKFVFFKGSRYWVFREADLEPGYPQELIHYGQGIPTDRIETAIWWEPAGHTYFFRGNQYWRFKEETRNVDEGYPKPVSVWNGIPDSIKGAFLSEDGDYTYFYKGTQYWKLDNTKLQVEKGHPKSIVRDFMGCTVDWSPDVDTDSDPDEGQGADENPTVNDDSSHEDGKEEEDEEKDKEIDVVVKVNDRDDHVITLVLITVPLVLILCILGVIYVIISTLQNKETPKLLVHCKRSLQEWV, from the exons ATGTTATACCGATGCGGACGCTTTTCTCCTGGATTGTTCAAATGGATTATTTTTCCGTTGTGGTTGTCACTTATTAGTAACTTCGAGGCATTTGCAGATGACCCCTTCAACGCTGAG TCCTGGCTACGGAAGTATGGCTACTTGTCCCAGGCTAGCCAGCAGATGtccaccatgcagtctgcacaaATCCTCTTGAATGCGGTCAGCGAAATGCAGCGGTTTTATGGCCTAGAGGTTACTGGAGTGATGGACCAGGCTACCCTTGG TGCTATGAAAAGGCCTCGATGTGGTGTGCCAGACCGATTTGTGCAGCCAGATGAGGGAAGCACACGAAGAAAGCGCTTTGTACTCACTGGTCAAAAATGGGATAAGGATAAATTAACGTACAG TATTCTGAACCACACACCCAAAATTGGAGAGCAGAGGTCATTTGACGCAATTCGTAAGGCCTTTAAGGTTTGGGAAAGGGTGACACCTCTTACCTTTAACGAGATCCCTCATAAGGATATCAAAAATGGCAGCCAAGGAGAGCCAGACATATTGGTGCTGTTTGCCTCAGGATTCCATGGCGATATGTCTCTGTTTGATGGCGAGGGAGGGTCCCTTGCTCACGCCTTCTTCCCCGGGCCAGGGATGGGTGGAGACACACACTTTGACCTGGATGAGCCCTGGACACTTGACAACCATAATGAGCAAG gTGTTGATCTTTTTCTGGTGGCCGTCCATGAGCTCGGTCATGCGCTTGGTCTGGAACACTCCAACGATCCTTCAGCCATCATGGCTCCTTTCTATCAGTGGATGAAGACGGATGATTTTTCTCTCCACACGGATGATCTCAATGGAATTCATGAAATTTATG GACATCCCGTGCATGATCCAACCCAGGCCACCCCTACTCCATCATTTGACATCATCTCTACAGTTGCCAACCGCGTCACCCCGAAACCCAAACCAAGACCTACCAAACCTTGGGTCCCACCGGTAGCTCCGACCAGAAGGACCTATCGACCACGGCCGACACAGCGCTCTGATGGAGCTCCCCCCAATATTTGTGATGGCAACTTTGACACAGTCACTTTGCTGcgaggagagatgtttgttTTTAAG GGTCGTTGGTTCTGGAGGGTGCGAAGGAACAAGGTTCTGGACAATTACCCAAtgctcatttcactgttttggaTGGGCCTGCCGGACAACATAGATGCTGCCTATGAACGTCATGATGGGAAATTTGTCTTTTTCAAAG GGAGTCGGTACTGGGTGTTTCGAGAGGCTGACTTGGAGCCAGGATATCCACAAGAGCTCATTCACTATGGCCAGGGCATTCCCACAGACAGAATAGAAACAGCCATTTGGTGGGAGCCAGCAGGCCACACATATTTCTTCAGAGGGAATCA ATATTGGCGCTTCAAGGAAGAAACCCGTAATGTAGATGAAGGCTACCCTAAACCAGTGAGCGTATGGAATGGCATTCCTGATTCCATCAAAGGAGCATTTCTCAGTGAAGATGGAG ACTACACGTACTTCTACAAAGGCACGCAGTACTGGAAACTTGACAACACAAAGCTGCAGGTGGAGAAGGGACACCCCAAATCTATCGTCAGAGATTTCATGGGCTGCACGGTGGACTGGAGCCCAGATGTGGACACTGATTCTGATCCAGATGAGGGCCAAGGTGCCGATGAAAATCCTACCGTCAACGACGACTCAAGCCATGAGgatggaaaggaggaggaggatgaggagaaggacAAGGAGATCGATGTGGTAGTGAAGGTCAATGACAGGGATGATCATGTGATAACCCTAGTCCTGATCACTGTGCCTTTGGTCCTGATCCTGTGCATCTTGGGGGTGATCTATGTCATCATTAGCACTCTCCAGAATAAGGAGACGCCAAAACTTCTGGTCCACTGCAAACGATCCCTGCAGGAGTGGGTGTGA
- the zpd gene encoding zona pellucida glycoprotein d isoform X2, producing MGYYGDLCDKVASMKVMCGKNFITITVIEDFFKYYNVPVKSLHLANTSCRAHKEVIAGVPYYIVRTPKDQYAACGGKPLEKNITHIAYSLTLMSDPNVHENIIRDPTVKIDYTCVYPYMRAVSLPFPIHPFSSETEVRVDELDAKVEMTLFKDRTFTDAFSSAPSIHLRDKVYVQVSVTEPKDFFLLNVNECWASQSPEHNETTGLTHALLLNGCANDETVIFETGTKREKTGNGKSSTVRYSFSMFRFVDEPSVVYLHCKVHICAPDEDEPCRPNCKSITKREAVRADPTQGLLSYGPIKIDNTEPSTQQSRLVLMLMLPVGAIWVLGLFLLILITFAKAGARRQSSISTIDG from the exons ATGGGATACTATGGAGATCTATGTGACAAAG TTGCTTCGATGAAAGTAATGTGCGGAAAGAACTTCATTACCATCACAGTCATCGAGGATTTTTTCAAGTATTACAACGTGCCAGTGAAGTCTCTGCACTTGGCAAACACAAGCTGCAGAGCACATAAGGAAGTGATCGCTGGTGTTCCATACTACATAGTGCGCACACCCAAAGACCAGTACGCTGCCTGTGGAGGCAAACCTCTGGAG AAAAATATCACACACATTGCATATTCCCTAACACTGATGTCAGACCCAAATGTACATGAGAATATCATCAGAGATCCAACTGTGAAAATTGATTACAcatgtgtgtatccatatatGCGAGCAGTCAGCCTACCCTTTCCCATCCACCCCTTCTCCAG TGAGACAGAGGTGCGGGTTGATGAGTTGGATGCAAAGGTTGAAATGACCTTGTTTAAAGACCGCACCTTCACGGATGCCTTCAGCAGTGCTCCGTCAATTCACCTGAGGGACAAGGTGTATGTGCAGGTGTCTGTCACAGAGCCCAAGGATTTCTTCCTGTTGAACGTAAATGAGTGTTGGGCTTCACAGTCACCAGAGCACAACGAAACAACAGGCTTGACTCATGCATTGCTTCTGAATGG gTGCGCCAATGATGAGACTGTCATTTTTGAAACCGGGACTAAACGTGAAAAGACTGGAAATGGCAAAAGTTCCACAGTACGCTACTCTTTCAGTATGTTCCGCTTTGTGGATGAGCCGAGTGTTGTCTACCTCCACTGCAAGGTGCATATTTGTGCTCCAGATGAGGATGAACCATGCAGACCA AATTGTAAAAGCATCACTAAGCGAGAAGCTGTAAGGGCAGACCCAACCCAAGGTCTTCTGTCTTATGGGCCCATTAAAATTGACAACACAGAACCTTCCACACAACAatcta GGCTGGTGCTTATGCTGATGCTTCCTGTGGGCGCTATCTGGGTCCTGGGGTTGTTTCTGCTAATCCTCATCACCTTTGCCAAGGCTGGAGCCAGAAGACAGTCTTCAATTTCAACTATAGATGGCtga
- the zpd gene encoding zona pellucida glycoprotein d isoform X1 → MLRPGLKATVGVVVFSIVLFVGVRPTGLCSVSHCTNASTCRLVPSADGQVCKCVMGYYGDLCDKVASMKVMCGKNFITITVIEDFFKYYNVPVKSLHLANTSCRAHKEVIAGVPYYIVRTPKDQYAACGGKPLEKNITHIAYSLTLMSDPNVHENIIRDPTVKIDYTCVYPYMRAVSLPFPIHPFSSETEVRVDELDAKVEMTLFKDRTFTDAFSSAPSIHLRDKVYVQVSVTEPKDFFLLNVNECWASQSPEHNETTGLTHALLLNGCANDETVIFETGTKREKTGNGKSSTVRYSFSMFRFVDEPSVVYLHCKVHICAPDEDEPCRPNCKSITKREAVRADPTQGLLSYGPIKIDNTEPSTQQSRLVLMLMLPVGAIWVLGLFLLILITFAKAGARRQSSISTIDG, encoded by the exons ATGCTTCGTCCTGGACTAAAG gCAACTGTAggtgttgtggtgttttccaTCGTCCTTTTTGTTGGTGTTAGGCCTACTG GACTATGCAGCGTTTCACACTGTACCAATGCCAGCACCTGTAGGCTTGTTCCATCTGCTGATGGACAGGTCTGTAAGTGTGTCATGGGATACTATGGAGATCTATGTGACAAAG TTGCTTCGATGAAAGTAATGTGCGGAAAGAACTTCATTACCATCACAGTCATCGAGGATTTTTTCAAGTATTACAACGTGCCAGTGAAGTCTCTGCACTTGGCAAACACAAGCTGCAGAGCACATAAGGAAGTGATCGCTGGTGTTCCATACTACATAGTGCGCACACCCAAAGACCAGTACGCTGCCTGTGGAGGCAAACCTCTGGAG AAAAATATCACACACATTGCATATTCCCTAACACTGATGTCAGACCCAAATGTACATGAGAATATCATCAGAGATCCAACTGTGAAAATTGATTACAcatgtgtgtatccatatatGCGAGCAGTCAGCCTACCCTTTCCCATCCACCCCTTCTCCAG TGAGACAGAGGTGCGGGTTGATGAGTTGGATGCAAAGGTTGAAATGACCTTGTTTAAAGACCGCACCTTCACGGATGCCTTCAGCAGTGCTCCGTCAATTCACCTGAGGGACAAGGTGTATGTGCAGGTGTCTGTCACAGAGCCCAAGGATTTCTTCCTGTTGAACGTAAATGAGTGTTGGGCTTCACAGTCACCAGAGCACAACGAAACAACAGGCTTGACTCATGCATTGCTTCTGAATGG gTGCGCCAATGATGAGACTGTCATTTTTGAAACCGGGACTAAACGTGAAAAGACTGGAAATGGCAAAAGTTCCACAGTACGCTACTCTTTCAGTATGTTCCGCTTTGTGGATGAGCCGAGTGTTGTCTACCTCCACTGCAAGGTGCATATTTGTGCTCCAGATGAGGATGAACCATGCAGACCA AATTGTAAAAGCATCACTAAGCGAGAAGCTGTAAGGGCAGACCCAACCCAAGGTCTTCTGTCTTATGGGCCCATTAAAATTGACAACACAGAACCTTCCACACAACAatcta GGCTGGTGCTTATGCTGATGCTTCCTGTGGGCGCTATCTGGGTCCTGGGGTTGTTTCTGCTAATCCTCATCACCTTTGCCAAGGCTGGAGCCAGAAGACAGTCTTCAATTTCAACTATAGATGGCtga